The Verrucomicrobium spinosum DSM 4136 = JCM 18804 genome includes a region encoding these proteins:
- a CDS encoding polysaccharide lyase family 8 super-sandwich domain-containing protein, whose protein sequence is MKPIRKVLAAALLGAAAFFCSPVSATAETLFAGYFDIQTGSPAGAEVNGKIHLLENKNAHQVPIPASHTLAIASDPSGVFELVNQRDSVSRLFGALKVKAGQSVSASPVDYPLTVTLSSGASTLATVNLVVRGVTQPLLNGFLSFASSHALADGDLWGGGNYSDATVGTMLTEIEANNGRFSGYTFYTLPISNFVNTNGALGNQWVEVIKKIGGLGKAYKQSAMYGPGGTPANHTRLKLALYSAMTALLEKFPVDPATVLFNGTPIGTDYGDGFFRLNEKGVIKFNDLSHQWRFTDPMTGPAVWLMPDLLADVRSGNAVATALHEHLVRFFQLSFGNPVSYREINSPGARWGQLTDTNHTEGAFSDANLGHRFRGWVTLPAIWADYNRPITYIPYWYAGYYSSFPSALYMPGWTPHGVLDDYVFWVRHAFRNAHQFGQSGFQPDGTVSHHTDSASDAAMWAYGGEWLIEPSISYKMLKDTGIDLGSEGYQFIADRYLHAYDKMIYKKDFDFTVSGRSYYGDSKTKFTAGLPGNVTALLNAKQPTTVITNEAALINWRNALSAGTQSVTGNFPFWVGNLMVHREGGAVASTDSFYFSVKMANDRTMGAEDFEAVGKSWHAGSGILQTKVTGNEYDINVKRRWDWHALPGLTEEWRTDAIPTEGSNAAKGSNYAGMASDGSCGFAAMRYRPLTTVSPHYSAAQADKAWFFPGAEAIALGSNVGRVETGQNRNIITTVDQTRWDGSLSYSVNGGPVVTITAGTSIDQTVNLTGPTWLHQGSIGYLVFPQGAQPLYIRGGAAVVDTHPADTSSVPIIHLAVGHGVTPATSGLTKYFYVVVPNITAAEMPGYLANLQSNLEVVSNGNNVQGICDHTLGVVQLAFHSAATVTTSSGLQVSVDRPALVQLRRNGDSWDLSATDPTHDLLATQLNITVNAPLKVGSYAYTLPGIYPRPGETVQVTDIANGVLVTVNLPDPSDDASCNYQAALYAGAPVHVTIPVSPASTSTVGHWALDETTGVVAADSSGNGLDGAVQGAAWSGGVIQGGAMFDGVNDAIVAPVPPVTGNQFTLTGWVKRNGNQPEYAGIAFSRGSALTGLRVVGNQLRSTWQGGGANTATGLALPDGVWTFVAMVVDPTTVKVYMDGGSGLLVATRSATAVNANFNEPLYIGRDTYNSSRYFKGGIDDVRMYNTALSQQEILALSQAWRQQPVFP, encoded by the coding sequence ATGAAGCCAATCAGAAAAGTACTGGCGGCGGCCCTCCTCGGGGCGGCCGCTTTTTTTTGTTCTCCCGTTTCCGCCACGGCAGAAACGTTGTTCGCAGGCTATTTTGACATTCAGACGGGGAGCCCCGCGGGAGCGGAGGTCAACGGGAAGATTCATTTGCTGGAGAACAAGAACGCACATCAGGTTCCCATACCTGCCTCCCACACCCTGGCCATCGCATCGGATCCCTCTGGCGTGTTTGAACTGGTGAACCAGCGTGACTCGGTGAGTCGTCTCTTTGGCGCGCTCAAGGTGAAGGCGGGCCAGTCGGTGTCAGCCTCTCCCGTGGACTACCCGCTCACGGTCACCCTGTCGAGCGGTGCCAGCACCCTGGCCACGGTAAATCTGGTGGTTCGCGGAGTCACCCAACCATTGCTGAACGGGTTCCTCAGCTTCGCCAGCAGCCATGCCCTGGCAGATGGGGATCTTTGGGGCGGGGGGAACTACAGTGATGCGACCGTGGGCACCATGCTGACGGAGATCGAGGCCAACAATGGCCGCTTCAGCGGGTACACGTTTTACACCTTGCCCATCAGCAACTTTGTCAACACGAATGGAGCCTTGGGGAACCAGTGGGTGGAAGTGATAAAAAAGATCGGTGGGCTGGGCAAGGCGTACAAGCAGTCGGCAATGTATGGGCCGGGCGGAACGCCTGCGAATCACACGAGGCTGAAGCTGGCGCTCTACTCGGCCATGACTGCCTTGCTGGAAAAGTTCCCGGTGGACCCTGCAACTGTCTTGTTCAATGGCACCCCCATTGGCACGGATTATGGGGACGGCTTCTTCCGCCTCAATGAAAAAGGGGTGATCAAGTTCAACGATCTTTCCCACCAGTGGCGCTTTACGGATCCGATGACCGGCCCCGCCGTCTGGCTCATGCCGGACCTGCTGGCGGATGTTCGCAGTGGAAACGCTGTGGCCACGGCACTTCATGAGCACCTCGTGAGGTTCTTTCAGTTGTCGTTCGGCAATCCGGTCTCGTATCGGGAAATTAATTCGCCGGGGGCCAGATGGGGGCAGTTGACCGACACCAATCATACTGAGGGTGCCTTCTCTGATGCCAACTTGGGGCATCGATTCCGCGGATGGGTGACACTGCCGGCGATCTGGGCTGACTACAACCGGCCCATCACCTACATTCCCTATTGGTACGCAGGCTACTACAGTTCCTTCCCCTCCGCGCTGTACATGCCCGGCTGGACGCCGCATGGGGTGCTGGATGACTATGTCTTCTGGGTTCGCCACGCGTTCCGCAATGCACACCAGTTTGGCCAGTCTGGCTTCCAGCCCGACGGCACGGTATCTCATCACACCGATTCCGCCAGCGATGCGGCCATGTGGGCCTATGGTGGGGAGTGGCTTATCGAACCCAGCATCAGCTACAAGATGCTCAAAGACACCGGCATCGATCTGGGGAGCGAAGGCTATCAGTTCATCGCAGACCGGTATCTCCATGCCTACGACAAGATGATCTACAAAAAGGACTTTGATTTCACTGTCAGCGGTCGGTCCTACTACGGAGACTCCAAAACCAAGTTCACGGCCGGACTGCCCGGGAATGTCACCGCGCTGCTGAACGCCAAACAGCCAACCACGGTGATCACAAACGAGGCCGCTTTGATCAACTGGCGCAACGCCCTCTCGGCCGGTACCCAGTCCGTCACGGGCAATTTCCCTTTCTGGGTGGGCAATCTCATGGTTCATCGCGAAGGAGGTGCGGTGGCGAGCACAGACTCCTTCTATTTTTCAGTGAAAATGGCCAATGATCGCACCATGGGAGCGGAAGATTTTGAGGCCGTAGGCAAGTCCTGGCATGCAGGCAGCGGCATTCTCCAGACTAAGGTGACAGGCAATGAATACGATATCAATGTCAAGCGCCGCTGGGACTGGCATGCTCTGCCAGGCCTGACGGAAGAATGGCGGACGGATGCCATTCCGACGGAAGGCAGCAATGCGGCCAAAGGCAGCAACTACGCAGGCATGGCGTCCGACGGCTCCTGTGGATTTGCCGCCATGCGCTACCGCCCCCTCACGACCGTGAGCCCGCACTATTCCGCCGCCCAGGCGGACAAGGCCTGGTTCTTTCCCGGTGCTGAAGCCATCGCACTGGGATCCAACGTTGGACGGGTGGAGACGGGGCAGAACAGGAACATCATCACTACGGTGGATCAGACACGGTGGGACGGAAGTCTTAGCTACAGTGTGAACGGTGGACCGGTGGTCACGATCACCGCGGGTACATCTATCGACCAGACGGTCAATCTCACGGGGCCCACCTGGCTGCACCAGGGCAGCATTGGCTATCTGGTTTTTCCTCAGGGGGCTCAGCCTCTTTACATCCGTGGTGGGGCGGCCGTTGTGGACACCCATCCAGCGGACACCTCCTCGGTTCCGATCATTCACCTGGCCGTCGGCCACGGCGTGACCCCGGCCACCTCAGGGCTTACAAAGTACTTCTATGTGGTGGTGCCGAACATTACTGCCGCCGAGATGCCCGGCTACCTGGCTAATCTGCAGAGCAATCTGGAGGTGGTGAGCAACGGAAACAACGTGCAGGGCATCTGTGACCACACCCTGGGGGTGGTGCAACTGGCATTCCATTCTGCCGCGACAGTCACTACGTCCTCTGGACTTCAGGTGAGCGTTGACCGTCCGGCACTGGTTCAATTGCGTCGAAATGGAGATTCTTGGGATCTCTCCGCCACGGATCCGACACATGATCTGCTGGCGACCCAGCTCAACATCACCGTCAATGCCCCGCTTAAGGTTGGCTCCTATGCCTATACCCTGCCGGGCATCTATCCACGCCCTGGAGAGACGGTGCAGGTGACAGACATCGCCAACGGAGTTCTTGTGACGGTAAACCTGCCTGATCCCAGCGACGACGCGAGCTGCAACTATCAGGCCGCTCTCTATGCAGGGGCGCCCGTTCATGTCACGATCCCGGTCAGCCCCGCTTCCACCTCGACAGTGGGACACTGGGCTCTGGACGAGACGACCGGTGTGGTCGCAGCGGACTCGTCTGGCAACGGGCTCGATGGGGCTGTGCAGGGAGCTGCCTGGTCAGGTGGAGTGATCCAGGGCGGGGCGATGTTCGATGGCGTGAACGACGCCATCGTGGCACCAGTGCCCCCGGTTACAGGGAATCAGTTCACCCTTACCGGGTGGGTTAAGCGCAATGGCAACCAGCCAGAGTACGCGGGCATCGCCTTCAGCCGGGGAAGCGCGCTGACCGGTCTGCGAGTGGTTGGCAACCAGTTGCGATCTACCTGGCAAGGGGGCGGGGCGAACACCGCCACAGGACTTGCTCTTCCAGACGGGGTATGGACCTTTGTTGCGATGGTCGTCGATCCCACGACGGTGAAGGTGTATATGGACGGTGGGAGCGGCCTCCTGGTCGCCACCCGGAGTGCCACGGCGGTAAATGCGAATTTCAATGAACCGCTCTACATTGGCCGCGATACCTACAACAGCAGCCGGTACTTCAAAGGCGGGATCGATGATGTGCGCATGTACAACACTGCGCTCAGCCAGCAGGAGATTCTCGCTTTGAGTCAGGCCTGGCGCCAGCAGCCTGTCTTTCCTTGA
- the vccD gene encoding Verru_Chthon cassette protein D produces the protein MKTDLIPTKSRCLPAFTLIEMLVVVALISLLMVISSMSVGGMLAAQQLTSSSNRFTNEMAYAAQLAVRENRMVGVRFLRRQVAPGPEAPLLHQGWQLMLPDRTTGKWRPYGEVNLLDNSTIMVESSEWSNILSRSSMVGEDAVEDAVKTPPVFAFKPEGGTTLPRGETDPTWCITFALEKDVAKSAEADPMTLPDNYRTLVINAHTGAVVLY, from the coding sequence GTGAAAACTGATCTGATTCCCACCAAGTCCCGGTGCCTGCCAGCCTTTACTCTGATTGAGATGTTGGTGGTCGTGGCATTGATATCTCTCCTTATGGTGATTTCCTCAATGTCGGTGGGGGGGATGCTTGCGGCCCAGCAATTGACGTCCTCATCGAACCGGTTTACCAACGAGATGGCTTATGCCGCACAGCTTGCCGTGCGGGAAAACCGGATGGTCGGGGTGCGGTTCTTGCGAAGGCAGGTGGCACCGGGCCCGGAAGCCCCGCTGCTACATCAGGGCTGGCAGTTGATGTTGCCGGACCGCACTACCGGGAAGTGGCGGCCTTACGGGGAAGTCAACCTGCTGGACAACTCCACCATCATGGTGGAGAGCAGCGAGTGGTCGAACATCCTGTCTCGCAGTTCCATGGTGGGAGAGGATGCTGTGGAAGATGCCGTGAAAACTCCGCCCGTATTCGCCTTCAAACCTGAAGGAGGCACCACGTTGCCGCGAGGCGAAACGGACCCGACATGGTGCATAACCTTCGCACTGGAGAAAGATGTGGCGAAGTCCGCAGAAGCGGATCCAATGACGCTGCCGGACAACTATCGTACCCTCGTGATCAATGCCCACACGGGGGCGGTGGTGCTCTATTAA